The Fimbriimonadales bacterium genome contains a region encoding:
- a CDS encoding transglutaminase domain-containing protein — protein MRKALNVKEEITNLQPSGVDFVTLWAACSIPLFLSGNSVQQPLIGLFFVALSAIGLLVSYLIRLALPNIGKSKFLGWLIALVAIFVLLNTPQLSKALPGGGFPPELRVLSFLCWFVAFSLFFVWSDGAMLFMVVPGIALFGLLSWLETGGYFDISLILFIASVAVLLARLHIRMMLSQALSAGAKSFEELRAGPWKAMAGPGVAILSVLLVAGVSWIMSPAIGGAVRAVTGAPQVQWTPPTTTVGSNLTYVDQFIGGGPRTSSYIPVLEVTTDTDYPYLRAHSFRSYRGVGWTESTSFSEGIPPQNESPHSQLENAGVFRIPPPRFPVKDAITDKLHIKVLARTHLIAYSTGIPIRVEYRGTVRFVNNEAVFVTPRLYQGREVYVESIRAKPTPTQLRQATKIDRQEYINLFRERLNDQIDPRIRDWAKGVIEHSPTDYDAVVALMYAIGKRCKYNLRAPRITGNQDRVAAFLFETREGYCDLFASALAVACRAVGIPARVVVGYRLDPESMQDGKYIVQDRHAHMWTEVFFHPYGWIPFDPTDIAEPVPGGERGAIIDSGGENATLQWATWAAGILFGLVFLTILWVSTSTWIKTRRTLSKSFRKLRPLYFSFLAKLRKSVGRPPSPSETLSEYVNTYTMHSSNGHLAKEIAEKFNQAFFAQEEPSEEQIREIALALREFSTQTVTNGE, from the coding sequence ATGAGAAAAGCGCTTAACGTAAAAGAAGAAATTACGAATTTACAACCGAGCGGCGTTGACTTCGTCACTCTTTGGGCTGCTTGCTCTATCCCTTTGTTTCTTAGCGGGAATTCGGTTCAACAACCCCTCATAGGATTATTCTTCGTCGCCCTTTCTGCAATTGGATTGCTCGTAAGTTATTTGATTCGCCTCGCTCTTCCGAATATCGGTAAAAGTAAATTTCTCGGATGGCTCATCGCTCTCGTGGCGATTTTCGTTTTACTCAATACGCCTCAGTTGAGCAAAGCGCTTCCGGGGGGTGGGTTCCCCCCCGAACTTCGAGTTCTTTCCTTCTTATGTTGGTTCGTTGCTTTTAGCCTCTTTTTCGTGTGGTCGGATGGAGCGATGTTGTTTATGGTCGTTCCTGGAATTGCGCTTTTCGGTTTATTGTCATGGCTCGAAACGGGAGGTTATTTCGATATTTCTCTGATTCTATTCATAGCGAGCGTGGCTGTTTTACTCGCACGCTTACACATTCGCATGATGCTTTCTCAAGCCTTATCGGCAGGAGCGAAAAGTTTTGAAGAACTGCGTGCAGGACCTTGGAAAGCTATGGCAGGTCCTGGAGTCGCGATTCTTTCCGTCCTTTTAGTTGCGGGAGTGTCGTGGATAATGTCTCCTGCTATTGGTGGTGCTGTTCGAGCGGTAACTGGCGCACCCCAAGTGCAATGGACCCCCCCGACTACAACCGTCGGTTCGAACCTAACTTACGTAGACCAGTTTATCGGAGGAGGTCCACGAACGAGTTCTTATATTCCCGTTCTCGAGGTTACTACAGATACGGACTATCCCTACCTTCGAGCACATTCTTTTCGTTCTTATCGTGGAGTCGGCTGGACGGAGAGTACTTCTTTTTCAGAAGGCATACCTCCGCAAAATGAAAGCCCGCATTCTCAACTCGAAAACGCAGGAGTTTTTCGCATACCCCCCCCTCGATTTCCAGTAAAAGATGCAATAACGGATAAATTGCACATAAAGGTACTCGCAAGAACGCATTTAATCGCGTACTCTACGGGTATTCCGATTCGTGTAGAATATCGAGGAACCGTCCGGTTCGTAAATAACGAAGCGGTTTTCGTTACACCGAGACTTTATCAAGGCAGAGAAGTCTACGTAGAAAGCATTCGCGCAAAACCGACACCCACGCAACTTCGACAAGCAACGAAAATCGATCGCCAAGAATATATAAACCTCTTTAGAGAACGCCTTAATGACCAAATCGACCCCCGTATAAGAGATTGGGCAAAAGGAGTAATCGAACACTCACCTACGGATTACGACGCAGTTGTCGCCTTGATGTATGCCATAGGAAAGAGATGCAAATATAACTTACGCGCTCCTCGTATCACTGGAAATCAAGACCGCGTCGCGGCGTTTCTCTTCGAAACTCGTGAAGGCTATTGCGATTTGTTCGCTTCTGCACTCGCAGTGGCTTGTCGCGCCGTAGGAATCCCTGCAAGAGTCGTTGTTGGCTATCGCCTTGACCCAGAGAGTATGCAAGACGGAAAATATATCGTTCAAGACCGACACGCTCATATGTGGACGGAAGTGTTTTTCCATCCTTATGGATGGATACCTTTTGACCCTACCGATATCGCCGAGCCGGTTCCGGGGGGGGAGCGCGGAGCCATTATTGATTCGGGTGGTGAGAACGCAACCTTGCAATGGGCTACTTGGGCAGCTGGAATTCTCTTCGGCTTGGTATTCCTGACCATTCTCTGGGTATCTACTTCCACATGGATTAAAACACGACGAACGCTCTCTAAATCGTTCCGGAAACTGCGCCCCTTATATTTTTCATTCCTGGCGAAACTTCGAAAATCCGTCGGACGCCCCCCCTCTCCTTCGGAAACCTTGTCAGAATACGTAAACACTTACACAATGCATTCGAGTAACGGACATTTGGCAAAAGAAATAGCGGAGAAATTCAATCAGGCATTCTTTGCCCAAGAAGAACCGAGTGAAGAACAAATTCGAGAAATCGCACTTGCGTTACGCGAATTTAGCACGCAAACAGTGACCAATGGCGAATAA
- a CDS encoding DUF58 domain-containing protein, which yields MRRYAVLTLSVSGGFLMFVGVWLNSAALFYMSTVMIVTLVALKAQAILATKGLRFERIIPSLITAGERVDIRIRVWSTIRMRRPLLVIVDEIPHKLTHESELLPLPIAPIYSEPIETRYQIRPTRRGVFRWSSLRVISTDSLGILSTEQKYETTPAEIIVHPAKIPFTIDLAALSGWSAAYTDDGKSRGPGMEARGVREYSSGDPLRHVHWRSTARKGQLMVKEFDAGFTTNVALFLQLTKDTEIGEGGATTLEAMCSHAAFLADEMLNRGSPVLLPALEGMEEFTHSSEIRYRKICDALAKAEADRPYSFASEIERCMRFLPPQCTVVLMLAVVEPGMDEAIRSLTANYPVVVYVYDANSFARASQKSSIRSATEPHFLASIAAPRVAIRFMPNPFEVYDKSEKYEKSA from the coding sequence ATGCGTAGATATGCAGTATTGACGTTGAGCGTTTCGGGGGGGTTCCTCATGTTCGTGGGCGTTTGGTTGAATAGCGCTGCGCTTTTCTACATGAGTACCGTTATGATCGTTACTCTCGTTGCGTTGAAAGCGCAAGCCATTTTAGCAACGAAAGGTCTTCGTTTCGAACGCATCATACCGTCCCTTATCACAGCCGGCGAACGGGTCGACATTCGAATCCGCGTTTGGTCCACGATTCGCATGAGAAGACCGCTGCTCGTTATCGTGGATGAAATCCCCCATAAACTGACGCACGAAAGCGAACTCCTTCCTCTACCAATTGCACCGATTTATAGCGAACCCATCGAAACTCGCTATCAAATTCGTCCGACGCGAAGAGGTGTTTTTCGTTGGTCGAGTTTACGAGTGATTAGCACCGATTCACTCGGAATTTTGAGCACGGAACAAAAATACGAAACAACACCCGCTGAAATTATCGTGCATCCTGCAAAAATTCCTTTTACGATTGACCTCGCAGCATTGAGCGGCTGGTCAGCCGCTTACACGGACGATGGCAAAAGTCGTGGCCCGGGAATGGAAGCTCGAGGTGTGCGAGAATATTCTTCAGGTGACCCTTTGCGACACGTGCACTGGAGAAGCACTGCGAGGAAAGGGCAACTTATGGTGAAAGAATTCGATGCGGGTTTCACCACGAATGTCGCTTTGTTTTTACAATTAACGAAAGACACGGAAATTGGCGAAGGAGGTGCGACGACCCTCGAAGCGATGTGCAGTCATGCAGCATTCTTAGCGGATGAAATGCTCAATCGCGGCTCTCCGGTTCTGCTTCCTGCTCTCGAAGGTATGGAAGAATTTACTCACTCTTCAGAAATTCGTTATCGTAAGATTTGCGATGCTTTGGCGAAAGCAGAGGCAGATCGTCCCTATTCTTTCGCTTCGGAAATCGAGCGGTGCATGCGATTTTTGCCCCCCCAATGTACGGTCGTTCTCATGCTTGCTGTCGTCGAACCGGGAATGGACGAAGCCATAAGGTCGCTCACCGCGAATTATCCGGTTGTCGTCTATGTTTACGATGCAAATTCGTTTGCCCGAGCTTCGCAGAAAAGTTCGATTCGTTCCGCAACGGAGCCTCATTTCCTCGCCTCTATCGCAGCCCCCCGCGTAGCGATAAGATTCATGCCCAATCCGTTCGAAGTCTACGACAAAAGCGAAAAATATGAGAAAAGCGCTTAA
- a CDS encoding MoxR family ATPase: MRAKEVSEKARAIVEQVETVIFGKRETIEKAVFVLLCNGHILLDDVPGVGKTMLSKALAKSIGGEFRRIQFTPDLLPSDITGSSVFNQKLMEFEFLPGPIFGNVVLADEINRATPKTQAALLEAMEERQVTTDGVSRKLPDPFFVIATQNNVELTGVYPLPEAQLDRFFARLSLGYPAHDVEVDILQAQQIEHPINKVTQVVTPEELTAMQKAVREIYVHPSIREYIVDIVTATRTSNQIMLGASPRGSLLLLQAAQARAAYHNQEFVRPDDVKAMAPCVLSHRIIPRGDLRSRGIGTEELIEGIVANIRAPVPVS; the protein is encoded by the coding sequence TTGAGAGCAAAAGAAGTATCTGAGAAGGCGCGAGCCATCGTCGAACAAGTAGAAACCGTCATCTTCGGAAAGCGCGAAACCATCGAGAAGGCGGTTTTCGTGCTTCTTTGCAATGGGCACATCTTGCTCGACGACGTCCCCGGTGTCGGAAAAACGATGCTCTCGAAGGCTTTGGCAAAGTCTATCGGTGGAGAATTTCGGAGGATTCAATTTACGCCCGACCTTCTGCCCAGTGATATTACGGGTTCGAGCGTTTTCAATCAAAAGTTAATGGAATTCGAATTTCTCCCTGGGCCGATTTTCGGCAATGTCGTGTTGGCAGACGAAATCAACCGAGCGACGCCCAAAACTCAAGCAGCGCTTTTAGAAGCGATGGAAGAAAGACAGGTAACGACCGATGGGGTTTCGCGAAAACTCCCCGACCCATTCTTCGTGATCGCAACACAAAACAATGTGGAGTTGACCGGTGTTTATCCCCTTCCCGAAGCGCAATTAGACCGTTTCTTCGCAAGATTATCTTTAGGCTATCCTGCGCATGATGTCGAAGTGGACATTTTGCAAGCGCAGCAAATCGAGCATCCTATCAATAAGGTCACTCAAGTCGTAACGCCAGAAGAATTGACTGCGATGCAGAAAGCAGTTCGCGAAATTTACGTGCATCCCTCCATTCGAGAATATATCGTAGATATCGTCACGGCAACTAGAACTTCGAATCAAATCATGTTAGGTGCTAGCCCGCGCGGTTCTTTATTGCTTCTGCAAGCGGCACAAGCAAGAGCGGCATACCATAACCAGGAATTCGTTAGACCGGACGATGTAAAGGCGATGGCACCTTGCGTTCTCTCCCATCGAATTATTCCAAGAGGCGATTTGCGTTCGAGAGGAATCGGAACGGAGGAGCTCATCGAAGGAATCGTAGCGAACATTCGCGCCCCTGTTCCCGTATCTTAA